A part of Brassica rapa cultivar Chiifu-401-42 chromosome A05, CAAS_Brap_v3.01, whole genome shotgun sequence genomic DNA contains:
- the LOC117133934 gene encoding uncharacterized protein LOC117133934 produces MENYLCFDPGTTPAPLPPDLQEHLFVLSIQERQVQPLNESIGRAQQPQIWRSFVVQTDYLGASNRGSVQEGYLNSPKVFCLESNFTRKPTHQGFTEACNRMKSFTDEDVMNFPNRRFFSPSIREYQISKGDSCPRKNRPEPKPILHEPKVFPQSFSCLNQKHCKDHELIASTLPENVLKTRISKRKHILTWLKTVLLKPFHELISLSCALKEIWCRKEHELKFLRPKNSFDFVHDDNFSNLALSLSFHNSFSLWPDFEIDKSIFGNQLTCLMLAHVLDDYPKGMDPDFDVLRIEKPFDYFFGRFDVVSLVALNKQDKHDQFISRASTNGRQSTWNSLMKMTSKLQGSFCPYFSFPEFSMNFNSFVSDSSLFDIGTLDLRTNPFEEGGNDRPRSTAQYMEPNQPGDQNVLNISTEVHVFHRTGQTDRAVYWTVPHTSGKELWLEPWPDDRSDHTGACLSRPTSLLKTYGRARIHFGRAGRGNTYLGELDELSELSDTTLELDELSEQNDTSLELNELSNTEDGAGSAAGRNGPFQPKEKFIKSSLWDCFFPNSTSPFLSPFQAHSHQEYQEGVSKEVLVVHGKKNSTKIINFGL; encoded by the exons ATGGAGAACTATCTATGCTTTGATCCCGGcacaactcctgcccctttacctcctgatcttcaagagcact tgtttgttttgagtatccaggaaagacaggttcagcctctgaatgaaagcattgggcgtgcccaacaacctcagatttggagaagctttgttgttcaaaccGACTACCTTGGTGCCAGCaacagaggttcagtccaagaaggatatctcaacagtccgaaggtcttttgtcttgaatccaattttacaagaaagccaactcatcaaggattcactgaggcttgtAATCGCATGAAAAGCTTCACTGATGAAgacgttatgaattttccaaaccggaggttcttcagtccatctatccgcgagtaccagatttctaaaggagattcatgccccagaaagaatcggcctgagccaaaaccgatcctccatgaaccaaaggtgtttcctcagtcattctcctgtctaaaccaaaagcactgtaaggatcatgagttgattgcctctactcttcctgaaaatgttttgaaaacgagaatttcaaaaagaaaacatattcttacttggttgaaaaccgttttgctcaaaccttttcatgaattgatttcattgagctgtgctttgaaagagatttggtgcAGGAAAGAGCATGAACTAAAATTTcttaggccaaagaattcttttgatttcgttcatgatgataatttttcaaatttggcattgtctctttctttccataacagtttctcactttggcctgattttgagattgataaatcgatttttggcaaccagcttacttgcttaatgcttgcccacgtccttgatgattatcctaagggcATGGATCCTGATTTTGAtgtcttaaggatagagaaaccctttgattatttctttggcagatttgatgtggtttctctagttgctttgaataaacaggataagcatgatcagtttataagcagagcaagcaccaatggacgccaaagtacttggaattccttgatgaaaatgacttcaaaactccaaggaagtttctgtccatatttttcattccctgaattttccatgaattttaattcatttgtatctgattcatctctttttgatataggtactttggatttgaggacaaatccttttgaagaaggagggaatgatagaccgcggtccacggctcagtacatggagccgaaccagcctggagaccagaacgttctgaacatttcaaccgaggttcatgtttttcaccgtaccgGACAGACTGACCGTGCAGTGTACTGGACCGTCCCGCATACGTCCGGaaaggagctttggctggaaccatggccagatgaccgatctgaccatactggggcttgtctttcccgtccaacttcacttttgaagacatatggtcgagctagaatccactttggacgagctggacgaggTAACACTTACTTGGGCGAGctagatgagctgagtgagctgaGTGACACTACTCtggagctggatgagctgagtgagcaaAATGATactagcttggagctgaatgagctaagtaacactgaagatggagctggttcagctgctgggcgaaatgggccttttcagcctaaagaaaagttcataaaaagttcattatgggattgtttctttccaaattcGACCAGCCCTTTTCTCAGTCCATTTCAAGCACATTCTCATCAAGAATACCAAGAGGGAGTCAGCAAGGAAGTCTTGGTCGTGCATGGGAAAAAGaattcaacaaaaatcattaatttcggtctttag